In the bacterium genome, TTGGCGGGCAGCCCGCCCGCGAGGTCCACGTGGTAGAGCTGGCCCGAACGTCCGTGGTCGGTCTCGCGGGTCGAGACGAACGCCACCGCGCGCCCGTCGGCCGACCAGGCGACCGGGAAGTCCGGTCCCGGGTGCCAGGTGAGGCGGCGGGGCTGCCCGCCGGCCGTCGGCACCACGTAGACGTCGAGATTGCCGCCGTAGTCGGCCGCGAAGGCGATCAGGCTGCCGTCGGGCGAGAAGATCGGATTCCCCTCGTCGGCCTCGGCGCTCGTCAGCCGCCGGGGCTGGGCACCGTCGGGGGCGGCGACCCAGATGTCGCCGGCGTAGACGAAGGCCAGGTGGTCGGCCGAGAGGTCGGGCTCGCGCAGCAGCAGGGTCTGGTCGGCGCCCAGGGCGGGCCCGGCCAGGAGGATCGCGCACAACGCGATCGGCAGCAGGTGTTTCATGGGGAACTTCTCCGTCGCGGGGGGAAGGATGGACGTCGGGGTCGAACCCCGCCTTTGTACCAGATCCAGGGGCCCCGGGACAAGGGGTTTGGCCCCCGGATCAGTCGGCCAGGCCCGGCACCAGGCGGCGCAGGTCGTCGAGATAGCGGCCGAAGGCGCGTTTTCCGGCGGGGGTGAGCTTGACCAGGGTCTGGGGTTTCCGGCCGACGAAGTCGCGGGAGATCTGCACGTAGCCCGCCGCCTCCAGCTTGCTCAGGTTCACCGAGAGCGAACCGTCGGTCATGCCGAGGCCGTCGCGCAGGTCGGTGAAGCGGTGCGAGCGGGGATGGCGCACGAGGAAGGACAGGATCAGCAACCTGGCCCTGCCGTGGATGATCGGGGCTAACGGGCCGCCGCCCCCCGGGGATCCGGAGGAACCGGAGCCGGCGGAACCCGCGGCGTTCTTCGGTGCCACGCCAGCCGGCCTCCCTGCCGGGCGTCATCACCTGCCCGCGGCGAGGCCATCGCATCCGTGCGATTCCAGCCTGCCGCGATGCCGTTCCGCGGTGCAGGGGCCGGCGCTGTTTGGCTTGGTGTCGCGCACCGCCGGCCCCTGGGTCTCAGGAATGGCCGCCCTGCCTATTCCTGATGCGGGTCCTTCGTCTGGCCTCGGCTCGCGCCCGCCAACCCGTCCTCCCCGAATCCATTCGGGTGAGGTGGTCTGGCGAGGGGGCGGCTGGCACCCAGGACCAGTGACCCGCCCCCCGATTGCCGTCGGAGGTCCGTCTTCCGTCCCGTGAAGGAATCCCAGGCCCAGGGCCAGTGCTCCGTCAGGATCCGGCAAGACCAGAACGTCGGACCGAACCCGGATTCACGAGCCGCCGGCGGGCCCAGTCCCCACCGATGGTCATGCCGTTCCGGATCGTCTTGCGGCGGTCGCCGGCACCGGAGATCCATCTCCGTCTGCGGGCATTCCGACCGCGCGCCATACTTTAATATCGAAAGTACTTTTGTTTGTAAAGTAAAAATCCGCGGCGACGCCGTTTTTTCCGTCAGGGCCCGCAAACCGGCTCCATTCAAGCGATTCAGGCCATCGCGCCCGGGGAATCCGGGTTGGACTTGGCCGCCCCGGAGGTTATCTTGGGCGGGATTTCGCGGGTCGCCCCCGGCATCGGCGCGACCGCACCACCCCGCAGAGGAGGCTGCCATGAAGGCGGAGAAGCTGATCGCGATCGAGGACGAGTTCGGCGCGCACAACTACCACCCCCTGGACATCGTGATCAGGAAGGCCGAGGGCGTCTGGGTCGAGGACGTGGCCGGCAACCGGTTCATGGACTTCCTCGCCGCCTACAGCGCCGTGAACCAGGGCCATTGCCACCCGCGCCTGCTGAAGGCCCTGCGCCGGCAGGCCGCCAAGGTCACCCTGACCAGC is a window encoding:
- a CDS encoding transcriptional regulator — translated: MIHGRARLLILSFLVRHPRSHRFTDLRDGLGMTDGSLSVNLSKLEAAGYVQISRDFVGRKPQTLVKLTPAGKRAFGRYLDDLRRLVPGLAD